The DNA sequence GGACGACGGCAGCCTGGGCGGCGGCTCCGGCAACTTCCTCGTGCGCTCGCGCCAACTGTTCGCCGAACAGCGCCTCGCCGTCGCGGTGATCGATGCCCCCTCCGACCGGCAGAGCCCGCCGTTTCTCGGCGGCTATCGGCAACGCCCGGATCACGCGGCCGACGTGAAGGCGGTCATCGCCTGGCTGCGGCAAAAGTCGGCCCTGCCGGTGTGGTTGATCGGCACCAGCCGCGGCACGCAATCGGTTGCCTACGTGGCGACCCGGCTCGTGGACGACGGCGGTCCAGACGGCATTGTGCTCACAGCGACGGTATTGGCCGATCGCAAGAGCCGGCCGGTGCCCGACATGCCGATGGACAGTCTCCGGATTCCGGTGCTGGTGGTGCACCACGAGCAGGATGGCTGCCGGGTCACCCTGTTCAGCGACGTGCCGCGCTTGATGGAGAAGCTCGCATCCAATCCGCGGAAGGAACTGATGACCTTCACCGGTGGCGCGAACCAGGGCGATCCATGCCAGGCGCGCGCGTATCACGGGTTCAACGGCCTGGAGCGCGAGGTGGTCGAAAAGATCGCCGCCTGGATGCTGCGCTGAGCCTCAACCCCCGCCGCTCACCACGTTGATCGGTTTCCCCGCGACGAAAGCGAGAATCTGGTCGACCGCATCGTCGTAGTGATGCTCGAGCGTCTCGAGCGTCGCGTAGCCGAGATGCGGCGTGCATACGGCGTTGGGTAGCCGCACCAACGGGTCGGACGCACCCACCACCGGTTCGTCGTCGAATACGTCGATGCCCGCAAACCCCGGCCGGCCCGCTTTCAATGCAGCCACGAGCGCGCCTTGTTCGATGATGCCGGCGCGGCTCGTGTTGACCAGCACCGCGGTAGGCTTCATGAGAGCGAGGTCGCGCGCGGTCACGATGCCGCGGGTCGATTCGTCGCGCAGGGGAAGGTGCAGGCTCAACACGTCGGTCTCGGCGAAGAAGACCTCGCGGCTCGTGGCCACCTCGTAGCCATCCGCGAGCGCACGCGCCGTCGAGCCCTCCCGGCCCCAGCACACGACGCGCATGTCGAACGCTGCGCCGACGCGCGCGACCAGGGCGCCGATGCGCCCGTAGGCGTAAATTCCCAGCGTGCTGCCGTAGAGACGGGTGCCGACGGTGGATTGCCACAGGCCGTCGCGCAGCCGCTGCGATTCGTAGGGAATGCGACGCAGCGCAGCGATTGCAAGTCCCCACGTCAGCTCCGCGGTCGCGTGCGGCTGGGCGCCGCCGATGGCCGAAACCACGATGCCGCGCTCGGCGCAGGCGGCGAGGTCCAGGTGGCCGATGTTGCGGCCCGTCTGACTGATGAAGCGCAGCCGCGGCAGCTTCTCGATCAGCGCCCGCGGAAAGCGCGTACGCTGCTGCGTGACGACGACGATGTCGGCATCCGCGAGCTTGGTGGCGAGTCGCTCCCGGTCCGTCTCGGGCTCGGTGTAGACGACCACCTCGTGCCCCGCGAGACGCGCATACGCCGGAGCGCTGCGAAAGACGTTGGCGTAGTCCTCGACGACGGCAATTTTCATGCGTGCGCCTGCGCCATCTTCATGCGCCCGCCTGCGCAATCGGATTGCGCCGCACGCCGGTTTCCGTGTTGGTCCCTGAGCTGGCGTATTTCATCGCGAGCTCCTCACGCACCCTTGGCCGGTTGCGGCGCGAGCTTGGGCGCCGGCGCCGGCCAATCGAGACATTCGTTGATGCCCCGGCCCATGATCCATTCCAGCTGCTGCGGCGTGAACCCCATGTGCTGGGTGAAGTGCTCGATGCAATTCTGGTAGCTGAGCCCATGGTTGAGTTGCCGCGTGAGGTCGGTGCCCCAGAAGCAGCGCTCGGCGCCGAACGCCTTCACCACGTCGCGCACGTATCCGTTCACGTTCTCGAACGGATACGCCTTGGTCGAAAAACTGGGAATGGCCGAGACCTTGACGTAGATGTTCGGGTGCTCCGCGAGCTCGATCGTCTCTTCGACCCAATAGCCGATGCCGTCGTCGGTGGTGCGGGTGAAAATGCCCATGTGGTCGACGATGAGCTTCAGCCCGGGATGGCGCTTTGCAACTTGCCCCGTTTCGCGCTTCCAGATCGGCGCATGGATCATCGATTTCACGCCGACCTCTTCGGCGAAAGGCCAGTACCAGTCCATGGTGCCGTCGATCATCCAGTAGCGGTCGATCGGCCGGTGGAAGGTGATGCGGGTGCCCTTGACGTAAGGGATCGATTGCCAGTCGCGCAGCATCGCCTTCGCTTCCTCGGGCTTGTTCTGCGGGATCCGCGCCATGACGCCGAACCGGTCGGGATAAGCCTCGCACGCCTTGAGCGCGTAGTCGATCCGATCGCCTTCCCACGAGCCCGGCACGATCATCACGCGATCGACGCCTGCGCCATCCATCTCCCGGATGCATTCCTCGTAGCTGAAGGCTTCGGTGCGGTGCCCGTTCTTGATGAGCCGCTCGCGCGCGCCCTTGATCCAAGGCCGCTCGGGCGACTCGTCCAGCCACAGGTGAACCTGCGAATCGGTGATGAACATGTTGGCTACTCCTTGATGCCGGCGACGCGAGCGAGCTCGCTGAAGCGTTTGAAATCGGAAACGACGAGCTCCCTGAACTCGGCGGGGCTGCGGCCATCGGGAATATAGCCGCCCTTCTCCATGAAGGCTTCGATCTCCTTCGAATGCACGGCCTTGGCTACGGCACCCTGAAACTTTTCGACGATCACCCCCGGAGTTTTCGCCGGGGCGAAGATGCCCTGCCAGCCGCCGAGAAGCGTGAAGCCCTTGAATCCAACCTCCTCCATCGTAGGCAAATTGGGCATGGACGAGATTCGCTTCGCGCTCACTGACGCAAGCGCACGCATGCGCCCGGCCTCGATGTGCGGGCGCGTGGCGAGCGCAGGCGCGAGCAGCACGTTGATCTCCCCGGAAACCAGCGCGATCAGCGCCGGCGCGAGTCCCTTGTAGGGGACGTGCGTCATCTTCGTGCCGGCGCGAAGATTCAGCGCCTCGGTCATGTAGTGGATCGGGTTGCCGTTGCCGGGGGAGCCGTACAGCAGGGATCCCGATTTGGCGAGCGCGATCAGTTCCTTGATCGAAGCCGCCTTGACGTTCGGATTCACCAGCACGATGTACCCTTCGGCGGTGCCCAGATTGGTGACTTGCACGAAATCGTTGATGACATCGTACGGAAGTTTCCGTCCGGCCGCGGCGATGGTGATGATGGACGTCGAGGTCTGCAGCAGCGTGTACCCGTTCGGTTCGGCCTTGGCCACCATGTCCGCCGCGATGGTGCCGGTGGCGCCAGGACGGTTGTCGACCACGATGTTGGCGCCGATCTCCTTTTCGGCGATCTTCATCACTACCCGCGCCAGCGTGTCGCCGGTCCCCCCGGCCGTGGAGGTGACCACGAGCCGGATCGGCCGGGCGGGGTAATCCGACTGCGCGCAGGCCGCTGCGGCGGCGAACAGCAGCGATAGAGCCGCAATCGACTTTGTCGATGGTTGCATGGGTCTCCTCCATTTCAGTAGGGAGGTGAAGCCGGACGCCGCTCCCCATTGTGAATGCCGTTGCCTGCGAAGATGCTATCGAGTGAACGGCGGCACTGTCTATTTCAATGAGGAGATATGTATTATCCGTGACATGAATATCCGCAGGCGTGATCTGCACTTGTTGCTGTGTTTCGACGCGCTCGCCGCCACCGGCAGCGTCTCGAAGGCGGCGCAGCGCATGGAGATGCCGCAGCCTTCGATGAGCCGCGCACTGGCGCAACTGCGAGTGATGTTCTCCGACGAGCTGTTTCTGCGCACGCGGATGGGTGTCACGCCCACGCCCAAGGCGCTGGAGCTGATCGGTCCCGTGCGCGACGCCTTGGCGCGTATCGACGGCATCATGAATCCCGCGGCCGAATTCGATCCGCGCACGACCCGGGCAAAGGTGACGCTCACGTCGACCGGGTACGCCGAGGCCGTTTTGATGCCCTTCGTCGTTCGGCGGCTGGAGAAGCTCGCGCCCGGCCTGGTGCTGGAGACACGCGCGCCCAACCGCGAGATGGCGGACATGCGCCTCGAGCGCGGTGAAATCGACTTTCGCATCGGCGGCGTCGATCAGCCGCCGGACAAGCTGCGCTTCGGCAATCTGTTCGAGGACCGTTTCGTCTGCATCGCGCGCACCAACCACCCGGCCGTGCGCTCCCGGCTGTCGCTGGAGGACTTCTGCGCGCTGGCGCAGGTGCGCACCCTCATTCGCAGCCACGTGGACGCGGCGGATCGCGCCGTCGCGCAATACGGCAAGCGCATCCGCTACGCGGTGACTTCGCACGACTACGCGGCCGTGCCGCACATGGTGGCGCGCTCGAACCTGATTGCGACCGTTCCCGAGCGCATGGTAGAGCTGCTCGTGCGGGGCCTCGCGATTCGCAAATACGACTGCCCCGTCGGCATGCCACGCATCGCGATCCGGCTCTTCTGGCACGACCGCACTCACGGCAGCGCCCTGCACAAGTGGTTTCGAACGTTGGTGGCCGATGCGGCGCGCGAGCTGAAGGGCCTGTGAGCGCTATCGGCTAACGCGACTCGCGCGTCGCGGCGAGGTGCGACGATTTCGATTCTGCACCTTTTCGCCGTCGATCGTTTCGCGCATCAGGCGCAGCAGGGCCTCCAGCGTTTTCTCGTAGCGTTGCAGCCAGGGCCCGAGCGTGCGCTTGTCCCACCGATAGAAGCCGCGGCCGACCGTCACCCCGACGTGTCCCGCCTTGACTCGGCTCGCGATC is a window from the Betaproteobacteria bacterium genome containing:
- a CDS encoding alpha/beta hydrolase, which gives rise to MGSRISNVLVAAAFATSAVAHPEQVIDIPTRPGVTQRFLYLAPPDAKAAVVLFSGGNGGLQIADDGSLGGGSGNFLVRSRQLFAEQRLAVAVIDAPSDRQSPPFLGGYRQRPDHAADVKAVIAWLRQKSALPVWLIGTSRGTQSVAYVATRLVDDGGPDGIVLTATVLADRKSRPVPDMPMDSLRIPVLVVHHEQDGCRVTLFSDVPRLMEKLASNPRKELMTFTGGANQGDPCQARAYHGFNGLEREVVEKIAAWMLR
- a CDS encoding D-2-hydroxyacid dehydrogenase family protein, producing MKIAVVEDYANVFRSAPAYARLAGHEVVVYTEPETDRERLATKLADADIVVVTQQRTRFPRALIEKLPRLRFISQTGRNIGHLDLAACAERGIVVSAIGGAQPHATAELTWGLAIAALRRIPYESQRLRDGLWQSTVGTRLYGSTLGIYAYGRIGALVARVGAAFDMRVVCWGREGSTARALADGYEVATSREVFFAETDVLSLHLPLRDESTRGIVTARDLALMKPTAVLVNTSRAGIIEQGALVAALKAGRPGFAGIDVFDDEPVVGASDPLVRLPNAVCTPHLGYATLETLEHHYDDAVDQILAFVAGKPINVVSGGG
- a CDS encoding amidohydrolase family protein; this translates as MFITDSQVHLWLDESPERPWIKGARERLIKNGHRTEAFSYEECIREMDGAGVDRVMIVPGSWEGDRIDYALKACEAYPDRFGVMARIPQNKPEEAKAMLRDWQSIPYVKGTRITFHRPIDRYWMIDGTMDWYWPFAEEVGVKSMIHAPIWKRETGQVAKRHPGLKLIVDHMGIFTRTTDDGIGYWVEETIELAEHPNIYVKVSAIPSFSTKAYPFENVNGYVRDVVKAFGAERCFWGTDLTRQLNHGLSYQNCIEHFTQHMGFTPQQLEWIMGRGINECLDWPAPAPKLAPQPAKGA
- a CDS encoding LysR family transcriptional regulator, with amino-acid sequence MGLLHFSREVKPDAAPHCECRCLRRCYRVNGGTVYFNEEICIIRDMNIRRRDLHLLLCFDALAATGSVSKAAQRMEMPQPSMSRALAQLRVMFSDELFLRTRMGVTPTPKALELIGPVRDALARIDGIMNPAAEFDPRTTRAKVTLTSTGYAEAVLMPFVVRRLEKLAPGLVLETRAPNREMADMRLERGEIDFRIGGVDQPPDKLRFGNLFEDRFVCIARTNHPAVRSRLSLEDFCALAQVRTLIRSHVDAADRAVAQYGKRIRYAVTSHDYAAVPHMVARSNLIATVPERMVELLVRGLAIRKYDCPVGMPRIAIRLFWHDRTHGSALHKWFRTLVADAARELKGL
- a CDS encoding tripartite tricarboxylate transporter substrate binding protein, which translates into the protein MQPSTKSIAALSLLFAAAAACAQSDYPARPIRLVVTSTAGGTGDTLARVVMKIAEKEIGANIVVDNRPGATGTIAADMVAKAEPNGYTLLQTSTSIITIAAAGRKLPYDVINDFVQVTNLGTAEGYIVLVNPNVKAASIKELIALAKSGSLLYGSPGNGNPIHYMTEALNLRAGTKMTHVPYKGLAPALIALVSGEINVLLAPALATRPHIEAGRMRALASVSAKRISSMPNLPTMEEVGFKGFTLLGGWQGIFAPAKTPGVIVEKFQGAVAKAVHSKEIEAFMEKGGYIPDGRSPAEFRELVVSDFKRFSELARVAGIKE